One window from the genome of Streptomyces sp. NBC_01476 encodes:
- the purU gene encoding formyltetrahydrofolate deformylase: protein MSEQQPLQPVEEPSQYVLTLSCPDKQGIVHAVSSYLFMTGCNIVDSQQFGDQGTGLFFMRVHFSADPAVTADRLRASFAAVGGAYHMDWAIHPSAERMRIVLMVSKFGHCLNDLLFRTSIGALPVEIAGVVSNHTDFRELAGSYGVPFHHIPVTREGKTDAEARLLQLVDDKGVELVVLARYMQVLSDDLCGKLSGRIINIHHSFLPSFKGAKPYHQAHDRGVKLIGATAHYVTADLDEGPIIEQEVERVGHEVTPEQLVAVGRDVECQALARAVKWHSEHRVLLNGRRTVVFA, encoded by the coding sequence GTGAGCGAACAGCAGCCGTTGCAGCCCGTCGAAGAGCCGTCGCAGTACGTGCTCACCCTGTCCTGCCCCGACAAGCAGGGCATCGTGCACGCGGTCTCCAGCTACCTCTTCATGACCGGCTGCAACATCGTCGACAGCCAGCAGTTCGGCGACCAGGGCACCGGCCTGTTCTTCATGCGGGTGCACTTCTCCGCCGACCCCGCGGTGACCGCCGACAGGCTGCGGGCCAGTTTCGCCGCGGTCGGCGGCGCGTACCACATGGACTGGGCGATCCACCCGTCCGCGGAACGCATGCGCATCGTCCTCATGGTCAGCAAGTTCGGGCACTGCCTCAACGACCTGCTCTTCCGCACCAGCATCGGCGCGCTGCCGGTGGAGATCGCCGGGGTCGTCTCCAACCACACCGACTTCCGCGAACTCGCCGGCTCCTACGGCGTGCCGTTCCACCACATCCCGGTCACCCGCGAGGGCAAGACGGACGCGGAGGCGCGGCTGCTGCAGCTCGTCGACGACAAGGGCGTCGAACTCGTCGTCCTGGCCCGCTACATGCAGGTGCTCTCGGACGACCTGTGCGGCAAGCTGTCGGGCCGGATCATCAACATCCACCACTCCTTCCTGCCGAGCTTCAAGGGCGCCAAGCCCTACCACCAGGCGCACGACCGCGGGGTGAAGCTGATCGGCGCGACCGCCCACTATGTGACGGCCGACCTCGACGAGGGGCCGATCATCGAGCAGGAGGTCGAGCGGGTCGGGCACGAGGTCACCCCCGAGCAGCTCGTCGCCGTCGGCCGCGATGTGGAGTGCCAGGCGCTGGCCCGGGCGGTGAAGTGGCACAGCGAGCACCGGGTGCTGCTCAACGGCCGCCGGACGGTTGTCTTCGCTTAG
- a CDS encoding ATP-binding protein gives MQVLQVQLEVGVDPAEVGRARRWARSRLAGSGIGADEPVAETLILLISELVTNAVVHTGCPAVLRMLFPAAPAAPVRVEVADNSGLPPSPRRAERDETGGRGLELVDGLADRWGWHPEGAGKQIWCEVDRGAALG, from the coding sequence GTGCAGGTGCTTCAGGTGCAGCTCGAAGTCGGCGTGGATCCCGCGGAGGTCGGGCGGGCCCGCCGATGGGCGAGGTCGCGGCTGGCGGGCTCCGGGATAGGAGCCGACGAGCCGGTGGCCGAGACGCTGATCCTGCTCATCTCGGAACTGGTCACCAACGCGGTCGTGCACACCGGCTGCCCGGCCGTCCTGCGCATGCTCTTCCCGGCCGCGCCCGCCGCCCCGGTACGGGTCGAGGTCGCCGACAACAGCGGCCTGCCGCCCTCCCCCCGCCGCGCCGAGCGTGACGAGACCGGGGGCCGCGGCCTGGAACTGGTGGACGGCCTCGCCGACCGCTGGGGCTGGCACCCCGAGGGCGCGGGCAAGCAGATCTGGTGCGAGGTCGACCGCGGCGCGGCCCTGGGCTGA
- a CDS encoding maleylpyruvate isomerase N-terminal domain-containing protein: MSGPAFRDGGGQGGGDDGLPRVPHQRAQDGTPDGPGYGPRASEPPRQPGGDELPAAAAAPAPPPPPTAAPTPTPPEPAQPPVPDRSRRPAPQPRLQPQPQPYDHATLKSLLGAWALSACARDEALAVEVHLTDCASCADEALRLRDAVGLLHQEDSLDLDPLLRVRVLEGCLGRRPARIPVPEWAGPYDAEAARLDALLRDLGGSYWKAPVELQWFDGTTVRRRMTVGEVISHLTAVDSLVGRTMGLPVPAAEALPDGGQPGTATRTGKASTADLPLDPWERTAAYWSAQQDVPGATLRSLWREQSHNLVRTVSFAGRGAAGLDVAYGPFTLPLRDAFLDRAFECWMHAWDIAEAVDYPYDPPAPRNLNRMIDLAARMLPSALADRRRAGLTTSKSRLAPAGSPGRSLRLEIEGDGGGDWYLPLDSPGAPASEKEMVAHVAMDSVEFCQLAAGHIEPERIAVGQMGDRAVIRDVLFATASLSRL; encoded by the coding sequence GTGAGCGGGCCGGCATTCCGTGACGGAGGCGGGCAGGGCGGCGGGGACGACGGTCTGCCGCGGGTGCCGCACCAGCGCGCGCAGGACGGCACCCCGGACGGGCCCGGATACGGTCCGCGGGCTTCTGAGCCGCCGCGGCAGCCGGGCGGTGACGAGCTGCCCGCAGCCGCCGCGGCTCCCGCACCGCCCCCGCCTCCAACTGCGGCTCCGACTCCGACTCCGCCTGAACCGGCTCAGCCGCCCGTGCCGGACCGTTCCCGGCGACCCGCCCCGCAGCCCCGGCTCCAGCCCCAGCCCCAGCCGTACGACCACGCCACCTTGAAGTCGCTGCTCGGTGCCTGGGCGCTGTCCGCCTGCGCCCGCGACGAGGCGCTCGCGGTCGAGGTGCACCTGACGGACTGCGCCTCCTGCGCGGACGAGGCACTGCGGCTGCGCGACGCGGTGGGCCTGCTGCACCAGGAGGACTCGCTCGACCTCGACCCGCTGCTGCGGGTCCGGGTGCTGGAGGGCTGTCTCGGCCGCCGCCCGGCGCGGATTCCGGTGCCCGAGTGGGCCGGTCCCTACGACGCGGAGGCCGCCCGGCTGGACGCGCTGCTGCGGGACCTCGGCGGGAGCTACTGGAAGGCACCGGTGGAGCTCCAGTGGTTCGACGGCACGACTGTGCGGCGCCGGATGACCGTGGGCGAGGTCATCTCGCATCTGACCGCGGTGGACAGTCTGGTGGGCCGCACGATGGGCCTGCCGGTGCCGGCCGCGGAGGCCCTGCCGGACGGCGGGCAGCCGGGGACCGCCACCCGCACCGGGAAGGCGAGCACCGCAGACCTGCCGCTCGACCCGTGGGAGCGTACGGCCGCGTACTGGTCGGCCCAGCAGGACGTACCCGGCGCCACCTTGCGGTCGCTGTGGCGCGAGCAGAGCCACAACCTGGTCCGTACCGTCTCCTTCGCCGGGCGCGGGGCGGCCGGGCTCGACGTGGCGTACGGCCCCTTCACGCTCCCGCTGCGGGACGCCTTCCTGGACCGGGCCTTCGAGTGCTGGATGCACGCGTGGGACATCGCCGAGGCGGTGGACTACCCGTACGACCCGCCCGCGCCGCGCAACCTCAACCGGATGATCGACCTGGCCGCCCGGATGCTGCCCTCGGCACTGGCCGACCGGCGCCGGGCCGGGCTGACCACGTCCAAGTCGAGACTGGCGCCCGCCGGTTCGCCGGGGCGTTCGCTGCGGCTGGAGATCGAGGGGGACGGCGGCGGGGACTGGTATCTGCCGCTGGACTCGCCCGGCGCGCCGGCCTCCGAGAAGGAGATGGTCGCTCATGTGGCCATGGACAGCGTGGAGTTCTGCCAGCTGGCGGCCGGCCACATAGAGCCGGAGCGGATCGCGGTGGGTCAGATGGGCGACCGGGCCGTCATCCGCGACGTCCTCTTCGCCACCGCGTCACTGTCGCGCCTGTGA
- a CDS encoding STAS domain-containing protein, with the protein MTQAERDGWVVVTVAGEMDLISSPAVRQKVHEAVADGRRSLVLDLADVRFCDSSGVGVLIGARRLMRSCAGRLRVVLPVSDDGEGAHVNRVLAALGVRRLFEVFPDLPSATNDTAPPISA; encoded by the coding sequence GTGACCCAGGCCGAGCGGGACGGCTGGGTGGTGGTGACGGTCGCGGGCGAGATGGACCTGATCTCCTCACCGGCGGTCCGGCAGAAGGTGCACGAAGCGGTCGCGGACGGTCGTCGCAGTCTGGTCCTCGACCTCGCCGATGTGCGTTTCTGTGACTCCAGCGGGGTGGGCGTGCTGATCGGCGCGCGCCGTCTGATGCGCTCCTGCGCCGGCCGGCTGCGGGTGGTCCTCCCGGTGAGCGACGACGGTGAGGGCGCCCACGTCAACCGGGTCCTCGCCGCCCTCGGCGTCCGCCGGCTCTTCGAGGTCTTCCCCGACCTCCCCTCCGCCACGAACGACACCGCCCCCCCGATCTCCGCCTGA
- a CDS encoding sigma-70 family RNA polymerase sigma factor, with protein sequence MATPAPPRWDRKMQQRLARGEEAALGELYDRYASLVHSLAHRVLDDDDAADQVTREVFGYIWENPDAYEPKHGSLRSWIASLTQRHAVHRLRQSENRGRSTPSEVEARVREANTAARADFIVTSMPTPLRDALELAYRERLDYRAAAADLGVSEDEARRRLRLGLQLLSTAMEPAEQHEQAFDRPFDPRGQRGSQRGSR encoded by the coding sequence ATGGCGACACCCGCACCACCGCGCTGGGACCGCAAGATGCAACAGCGGCTGGCGCGAGGCGAGGAAGCCGCGCTCGGCGAGCTCTACGACCGCTATGCCTCGCTCGTGCACAGCCTGGCCCACCGGGTGCTGGACGACGACGACGCGGCCGACCAGGTCACCCGCGAGGTCTTCGGCTACATCTGGGAGAACCCCGACGCCTATGAGCCGAAGCACGGTTCGCTCCGGTCGTGGATCGCCTCCCTCACCCAGCGGCACGCCGTGCACCGACTGCGGCAGTCCGAGAACCGCGGCCGGTCCACGCCGTCCGAGGTGGAGGCACGGGTACGCGAGGCCAACACGGCGGCCAGGGCCGACTTCATCGTGACATCGATGCCGACGCCGCTGCGCGACGCCCTCGAACTGGCCTACCGCGAACGGCTGGACTACCGCGCCGCCGCCGCGGACCTCGGGGTGAGCGAGGACGAGGCACGCCGCCGGCTCCGGCTCGGCCTGCAACTGCTGTCGACCGCGATGGAGCCGGCCGAGCAGCACGAGCAGGCCTTCGACCGGCCCTTCGATCCGCGCGGCCAACGGGGTTCACAACGGGGTTCACGGTGA
- a CDS encoding SCO4402 family protein → MGGMPLNDMPWWRWRSNVRSALHMISDPVFQRDVWQAGREGYGDVTDAVYRLVEDTWLDNWSAEKYVGTIFRDSQEAALVDVAVLRVLKILHQVGADAPATAYLEHPAWPDAVQAAREAHLRMAAADAEDPDVPPRSLEVLAIYNRTAP, encoded by the coding sequence ATGGGGGGTATGCCACTCAACGACATGCCGTGGTGGCGCTGGCGCAGCAATGTGCGCTCCGCGTTGCACATGATCAGCGACCCGGTCTTCCAGCGTGATGTCTGGCAGGCCGGCCGTGAGGGGTACGGGGACGTCACCGACGCCGTGTACCGCCTCGTCGAGGACACCTGGCTGGACAACTGGTCCGCCGAGAAGTACGTCGGCACGATCTTCCGCGACTCCCAGGAGGCCGCGCTGGTCGATGTCGCCGTCCTGCGGGTGCTGAAGATCCTCCACCAGGTGGGCGCTGACGCGCCCGCCACCGCGTACCTGGAGCACCCCGCCTGGCCCGACGCCGTACAGGCGGCGCGCGAGGCGCACCTGCGGATGGCCGCGGCGGACGCCGAGGACCCGGATGTGCCGCCGCGGTCGCTGGAGGTGCTGGCGATCTACAACCGGACGGCGCCGTGA